tatatgttttggtgTTAGCAATTGCATTGTCAAATGTCAATGCAATAGttctttatattataacaaCCACCTTTGCAAAACATCAATTATCGTAAAAGAGTAGTCCTACCTACCTgcataataatatgattaattttatacgtaataataatatattattatataagtaaataatttaaaattagagataaaataacagttaatgatataataatatattattatttgtatataaaattatatatattatttatgtatatggttttattaattgtaaaatatattgtttcgacggtatgtttttatatataaaagtttagaaCTTATCTATTTTCATTGCAAGATGAGttggatttaaatttattcagtttgagtttaacttgttTGTCTCTTAAAAACTCTATTCATCTTATCTATAGACTTTAGATAACGTTTTCCACCTGATCGaacaaattcaagtttgatcaTTCAAATTGGGTATTAtaagtttaagttaaaatcAAGTTAGTCTTtattcaaactcgatttgaatcttTCTCTAATTGCAAGACCCAATTactatcttaataatatatcattacacTTAACCAAAAATGTTTTTGATATAGCttctcatatataaataaaagtccAATAAAATTTCACTATCTCTCTTCTTAGTTGTGCCCAATTCGAAACCAAACCAAATGTCCACCTGATGGAGGGGCAATTCGATGCAATTGACAATCTTTCATGGTTTCCACTTATGCATCCATTTTCCatttattgtgtttggttagacgTGATTCTAGAAGTGCTTGGATATAGGGTTAAAGGCAAATTTgtaatgtttatattttggaattgataaaatatatcaaacatgTCCATATCTTGAGTAGTTGGAGGAAGAGAACTGTAACACTCATCTACGTGGAATGGTGATGAAAATGATCCTTTGAACCGGTGATCAAATCAGATTGattaattgttcaaaaataatatttaaaaaatttataaaatttaggattaaatatataatttaatttatttaacattaaaatgtgtttagtttgattatatatatatatatatagtattggtataagtttttataataattaaaaaaattaattttttatattaaccgAGTTAAATttaggataatatattatttaatccgTTTGGTTATTGGTTAATGGTGCAATATGTCAAACCGATTGATCTAATCCGATTTTTAAAGCCTTGGTAAAAAGAAGGGAAGGGGTTCAATGATGTGTGAAACAATCAAATGAAAGTTGCacactttaattattattattatttttttagagatATTCAACTTTTTTGCCTTATTTTAaaccatatatacatatatatcactcaccttaaaccctaaataaaaatattacaacaatAATCTCTCTTTTCCAAAATATCTTTGTTAACACGACCCATGcagaaatattttttctctttttcgtcaatttttcagtaaaaaaaaaaatctttgcaacatgaaaaatattttgaagtaGGAGGATTCTTCAACTCTGCAAAATAATTGAAGCAAACACCTGtgattaaacaaaaaaacctGTGAGAGAAATTCAGGGAAAGAAATAGCTAGTCATTATAaatgattcatataaataaaaagaaggaagagatgaaaattgtcaaatttcgtTAGAGAATTCACATTTCTTGTAAATATTTCACAATAAAATcatccaaattttatatatatatatatatatatatatatatatatatatatatatatatatatatatatatatatatatgtcaaaccGATTGATCTGATCTGatttttaaaaaccttgatAAAAAGAAGAGAAGGGATTCAATGATATGTGAAACGGTCAGATGAAAGTTGCACacttttattattcttttttttttttttagagatattcaactttttaaccttattttaaactgtatatacatatatatcactcACATCAAaccctaaataaaaatattataatagtaatcTCTTTTTCCAAAATATCCTTGTTAACATGACCCATGCAGaaagattttttctctttttcgtCAACTTTtcaataaggaaagaaatctttccaacatgaaaaatattttgaagtaggatgatttttcaactctgcaaaataattgaaacaaatatctgtgattgaacaataaaacctatGAGAGAAATTCAAGGAAAGAAATAGCTAgtcattataaattattcatataaatagaagaaaaagagaaatgaaaattgCCAAATTTTGTTAGAAATTCATATTTCTTGTAAATATTTTACAGTAAAATCATCCAAATTCAAGTCATTCATGATTCGAGTCTTTATGCTATatgtttttttgttaacaattgaaaattaaataatatatggtAGATCAGCTAACGCAAACTTAATATAgttaaatcaaaacttaagaCTATTCAACCTGAGTTATATTTCTCTTTCTAAATTCTTGCAATTAATCGTACGAAGTAATATCCCATGAATCAAAACAATACTAAACTTTGGCTCTGCCAAATCCAATAAACACTCAAAACTGATTGTTTGAACCAACATTCTCTAAGTTAGCATTAGTTTATTCCTAATGATACTCACGGTGTTCATCTTCGTCTTAAGCGACATGTGCACTCAATACGTGAACGTGTCATGAAATTTGTATTCCCCTCCATGATAGTTGAATGCAAATGtctgaaaaatacaataattcaattattgaattACCATATAAGAGCAAAGATTTAGGTTATTGCAAAAGTTTGGAAAATACATTAATGGTTATTGAATTTaacatataaacataatttgaaaaaattacacaaatgcataatttaaaaacaaaaaaccattTGGCCTAAATGCCAAACGATTCCAACAAtgcttcttcaattttttttttccagcaaCTTTCTCCCTTTCATCCAGTATCCAACAACTACAATCGATTATTGAATTACCATATAAGATCGAAGATTAGGTTATTGCAAATGGTTAACGGTTATTGAATTAACATATAAgcgtaatttgaaaaaaatacacaaatgcatactttaaaaaaaaaaaattgcttggCATTAAACATCAAGCAGTTCTAGCAGCGccttcataattttttctagaactttctttttctttcatccaATATTCAACaactagaataaaaaaaatatcgcATGTCATCTTGCCATGGAGTCGTCTGCTATCATTCAATTATGTTTCGTTGTCGCCTAATCAACGAAGGCTATCGGTGGTTGTGGCTCAAGGTTGTCTCTTCCTTTGGtgcttcaaatttttagtttctaagaatacttataatgacatgttgtttcaattatttttcccAAGAATACTGTTCAATCAcatatattgtttaaattattttttaaagtttttcattacttcaattatttttcattgacaCAAGATACAGAGATTTcatttaaagtttcaaaattgaagagaaaaagagagaaaatctaTTTGcaagaaagagaagagagaatcTCTCTGCATGAGTCGTATTAATagaaatattttgaagaaaatgaattattattataatattattatttagtgtTTGAGATAggtgatatatatgtatgggcggtttaaaaaaggcaaaaaagttgaatatccctttttttaaacatgattttaattgtaatttttaaaaagattttttgattgCAACAGTTAACCGACAGTTGTCTGAGACCAGGCCCTAAACAGGTTTTGGGATCGGGCCAAGGGGTCCTAATAACTAGGGCCTATACTGGCCCATCCCTAAGACCCGAACCACACGCCAGCGAGCTAGTCTAGAAGATCGAGGCCTGCTCTAACAGCTTTACTCAAGAATGGCCTACTGTATGTAGGGAGATAGTGCCAAATGAAAGCCAGAGACATTAAATCAAGTAGTCCGTAAATTAATTagagctatatatatatatatatattgtattctTGAATTTAATTGATTCAGGAAAGTGACACAAAAGATTCCATTAATATGTGGTGTTTATTTTGTATTGAGTTTGTAGTAATTACGTTCGAGATActctcaaaatttataaaattaataaagtattaaaattttaaaaaaattatatttaaatcacAATCACGAtttataaaacttatatttatttaatataataattataaatcagaATTTATCTCCCCaacaaattttgacaaatttagaTGGGATCACTATTAAAAAGACGAAAAAACCAGTGGGATGCAATTTAATCCACATCTATCATTACTCTGAGGGTCCGCTACAGAGGGAGTGTCTTATCATTAATGCAAATCAGtgactaaaattaatataaatgtattttttaatttaaaagttagCAAaggtttattaaattattattatataatcttttttttttttaattttatcatatgtaTTGTATGTATTTGACTCATTTGCCATCGTACAACAAGGGCTCTCCATCTTCCTTAATAGAAAGAGAAGtgttttgtatataattattgtataaaatttgatatataaataataatatattattataaattaaaaattaaatataaaataatatttaataataaaataatatatcattatttatatataaaattatatttataattttattattataaaaatattgccAACAAGATTATGGGATAGTGAGGTGTCATGTCATAAAAGCCAATGCATTTTCATTCACTCATTATTTTGTTACTCTCATCTAAACGCAGACAAAGGCGTGTGTTAATAATTCAGTTTCTTTAACGTATTAGGCatttcttcttttgcttctttcgTCAATCATCTATGGCGATGATTTGGGTGCGAAGATCAAGAGCCATAGCCCAatctctaaattacaaatatggaATCTTAGGAGTCATGAGCCAGGCCCAGGAGGAGAGATGCCATTCCTTTCAACATTTACATGCTTCTTCTTCTACGCACTCACTTGTTTCTGCATGCAAATACTCAACCACTATTAATGTCTCCGATAAGCGTCTCAAATCAACCGTAGCTCTCAAACATCTGGATTCGACCGAGTTTGCTAGTGACAGCGATGATGAGCAGGTAATTCTTATCCACCCATCTCTTTTTCATTGGATTGATTGGTTAATTCATATCTATTGAAGATTAATTGCTTATAGATGGAGTTGTTATTAGGCCAAAGCTCTACCCATAGGTGAACGAGAGTtaatattttctgttagagataagagtaaaattattattttactaataatgttaaacaaaatataaaattattacatttttcttaagttttaaaaactaactatttcaatcatacctaaagttttttaattttgaaaaattacatttctctCTAAACgtaaagtttttttcttcccGATATCGGAGATGGTGGTTGGAGGGGTGAAGGAAAAACCCTTAGGTTTGGTCGGGGGGAGaattgtgacttttcaaagttaaaaaatttttgataaaaatgaaattgttagtttctaaaaatttaaaagggaaaatataatgaattttatatttttttatattaataaaatcatgattttacatttatctctaatagaaaatttcaatgaTAATTGATCAATGGgtgagattttaggttttttaaattatgtggATGTGACTTTACAAATACATCCAAACTTGGGGCTGAACAATTCCTTTGGCCTTGTTAATAATTCATACCAATATTAAATGAAGTTATGCCTCAACGTGAAACATGCTCCGTTCTCGCATGGCATGCAGCCAAACTTTGAAATTGTCAACACTCTTTACAAAATGCCAACACACAAAATTTAGGTACTTCAGTTAACACTTTCATTAATCCAATTACATTATACAAATCTCATCAATTAATAAAACCCTTTCTctccaattaattttattttttcaccatTATTTCTGTGAATATGGAAGATTAGTGTATGATAATTTATCCCAATTATGAGTTGGCGTGACTGATAACAGTCCAAAGAAAAGAAACCACCTTCCAACATAATTGGGCTTCTTCTGTGATCCTCATCGCAGCTTGATTCCTTTGTTACTGTCAGGATggctctaaaaaaaaaaatataaaattctaaaaaaaatataaaataataatgatatatatatatatatatatatatatatattatttattaaaatagtttaGTAACTTAATTAAATCGAATTAACCTAAGATTACGTccgtaattatttaatatataaacacaagTGAACACGGAGAGCCCTTTAAAAGCAGAAAGCAGACATTCCTGACTTGGAACTTCACAAATGCTGTCCAAGACAAAACTGCTTagcctttttgtttttgtttttgtttttgttcttttgatGAGAGACAAACCTAAATTCTTGTCTTCTTCTCCGAACCCACTGGATTCATAATTATCTTCAGTTTGATTACTTTGTTTTCCTGGCTGAGGAAAACCAAAATTTCCCATCATTTTATTACGAACAACTGTTTCTCAGGCTTGGGAAATTGTGCCCACATTACTGGTTTAGTTGGTAAGAATTGgtaaaattaattcaaaggGAGGATTTGGTAATGGAAGAACACTTTGCTCTTCCATACCTCTAGTAAAACAACATTTACTCCATAAtgaaattaatgtaattttctTAATGCATTAACATCTTTTTCTATTGAGGCAGGTCTTGGATTTCCCCGGTGGAAAGGTTTCATATACTTCCGAAATGCGATTCATTTCCGAATCTCCAGAGAAAAGAATTCCCTGTTATCGAGTTCTTGATGACAGTGGAGAGATCATCCATGGCAGTGATGTTAAAGAGGTCTTCTGCAAATAATAAAATGTAgattttgttttatcttatCTTTTTACCTTTGGCAAGTAATAATGTCATGGTGTTTTGGGTTAACTAGGTGAATAAGAAAGTTGCAGTGAAGATGTACAATAACATGGTAACACTTGAAATGATGGATAATATTTTCTATGAAGCACAGAGGCAAGGAAGGATTTCTTTCTATGTCACCTCAAAGGGCGAAGAAGCTATCAGCATAGCCTCTGCCGCTGCACTTAGTTCTCATGATTATATATTGCCTCAGGTAACTATAAGTCCTGTACTTTACGGTTAGAGATGGCAATAGGGTGGGCAGAGGCCTTTGTCCCTGTCTTTGTCCTGTAGAAAAACCTTTTCTTGTCCCCGACCTATCCCTAGTATGAGAATGACAATGAATCCTTGTCTTCTCTGCGAGTaaaatttctctcttctttctatCCTTATTTCTGTCGGAAAAATTTCTTACACTTTCTTTTCCTCATCactgctaaaaaaataataaaaaatttattacctatcaagatatatttataatcatttaaaatttttaaaaaataattcaatatataataatttagggAATATGTAAAAGAGTGGATGGGCTGGATATATATCCTAATTCCGAACTGAGAGAATTTTAGCCATATCTATTTTATCCTTGTCTTTATCAAGAAATCCCCTCCCTTGGGGAAGGGTGAGCTGAAACTAGGTTTCAAGGGCCAAATTGTGATCTCTTTTGCCATGTCacctaataaaatttgaaaacaactGGATTGTATGACAGTACCGCGAACCTGGAGTTCTTCTGTGGCGAGGTTTCACAATACAAGAATTTGCCAACCAATTGTTTGGAAACAGGGCTGATTATGGGAAAGGCCGGCAGATGCCAATTCATTATGGCTCTAATAAGCACAACTACATCACCATATCATCACCTATTGCGTAAGACATTTAGATCACATTGTCACATTTCAATTACTGCCATGTTTAGATTTCTTCTGTTTATATTCATTGCAAATTATGGGTTGCAGTACGCAACTTCCTCAAGCTGTTGGTGTTGCTTACTCCCTCAAAATGGATAAAAAGGATGCATGTGTAGTCACATTTACTGGAGATGGCGGCACCAGTGAGGGAGACTTTCATGCAGCTTTGAACTTTGCAGCAGTTATGGACGCCCCGGTCATTTTCATCTGTCGTAACAATGGCTGGGCCATTAGTACCAATGTATCAGAACAATTCCGAAGTAATGCTTTCACTAATCTATGAAACATCTATCTCATCCACAGTAAATTAATTCCAGGATCACCTATGGTGTCACATATGACATATTTTTCTGGCAGGCGACGGTGTTGTGGTTAAGGGTCAAGCTTATGGAATCCGAAGCATACGGGTTGATGGAAATGATGCCCTTGCTGTTTATAGTGCCATTCACTTTGCTCGCAAAATGGCTATTAATGAACAGAGGCCTGTATTAGTTGAGGTGATGTTGAGCTCCTTTTGTTGCACAGCAGCTGCTAGCTTGCTGATTAAATTGCCCAAATAGTGCTTATCTTTCGTTCTTGTTCCAACTTTCAGGCCCTTACATACAGAGTAGGACACCACTCCACCTCCGATGACTCCACCAAGTATCGGCCAGTTGATGAAATCGAATATTGGAAATCGGCAAGGAATCCTGCAAGTAGATTTAGAAATTGGATTGAAAGCAATGGCTGGTGGAATGACACTGAAGAAACTGAACTTCGAAGCAGCCTGAAGAAGCAGGTGAAAATTATTAAAGCATcatttgcaatttctttaacgATGTCAAAACATCTATATTGTTTACATACTAAAATAAAGACACTTCCTGCAGCTATTGCAAGCAGTTCAAGCTGcagagaaaacagaaaaacCACCACTTGCAGACATGTTCTCTGATGTTTATGATGTTCCGCCATCAAACCTTCGTGCGCAGGAGAATCAACTCAGAGAAACTATTAAGAAATACCCACAAGATTACCCCTCTGATGTTCCTGTATAGACAGAGAAAATGCCAAGAAATTATCATTAGTCCAAAGCTAATAACGAAAGCTGTAAAGTGTTGAAGCTAGCTACTGTCATGTGTACATCTTAATTTCAGATGATTGGATAGCCTGTCCAATTCCTAATCATTTTCCACATGTTCTAGGAAACTCTCTGTGCTGCTTAACGGTTTTTAAAACCCCCTACTCGGTTTCACACTAATCATCAGTAAAAAAGACTTACCTAGGCAGTCGATTAGTTGAATCTCTTGAGTTAGTTGTGCAGACGACTCCTTCACCATCCCATCTTAAGATCACTGTAAATAAGATCAGACTGAATGCTGACATTATTCGTGGAGGTGATGCCCTTCTTGTCCTTGGTGTTTTGCATAGGGTCAAAAAGAAGCGAGAAGGCATTAGCAACAAAGCGCATGGAGCAATGATTTTGCTAGCCAAGAGTTTTTTATCATAAAGATCCGCAACTCAAGTTGATagcaaaagttttcaaaatccTCCCCTCACACTAAAAATTGTCGACAATTGTTGTATAATCTATCCGTCAAACATGTTATTAAGAACTgactattaaaataaataataatttatactttgattaacagatatatatcatttgatTAGGGAATATCTCATTAGTTGATATTCGATCTATTTCATCTACTTATGATAAAAAACAATAACTCTCTATTTTATTAGTCTCagattttatctttgaattcaaatgtcaaatttgtaattaataacATTGTAAGTCCCTTCCGACTCCTACAAATATGAAAGGATTATGAGGAGGGGGCACAAAAAACACACACATGCATGTACAAGTTATCTCTCCCACTCTAAGGAGCAGTCTTGCTATGTCCTAACTTTCGTAGCAAAGGCCCTCAAATCTATCAATCTTATCGAAAATATTCCCTGGCTTCCTAGTATCGTTGTCAGGGcaatcatatataatttttgtattctttttGTGAGAGCATCCTCTCAAAGGTATCAATATCGTAATTGTGAACATTAATATTCGAATAAAAGATTAAATCATGTTAAAAAATCACTCTTTTGCCTaatattttctccatttttgcCTCTATCTTAGTAGTGGATATCAAAATCCACTATCTGCTATCCTATTTTAATTTgtgcaatattttaaattatttatatctattaataacgaaaaattatgtaaaaaaataaaccaattagatatattaataaaataaataaatgacgTACAAAGTCATCCATTTGTATCCACCAAGATACTGTTACGAGCATATGAGTGGGTTGGTGGGAGGCTGAGGTTAACTGGACGTAAGAGTGAGGTGGGTTGTGAACTGGAGGCTGGCCGCAGTATATTTGTTTGTAACTGGGTTATCTCATATCTGAGAATGCAACATTTAAGGAAGATTACAACTGGAGAAAAAGGATGTGATGCCTTATTAAATATCCCAGAAGATACACCTTCAATTAGAAAGTTGAAGGGATAAGGATAATACCGCTATTCTGTAGTGCAATTATCGGTGGTTTGATAATATTCATTATGAGCAACAATGTCTTATCAATGCCCAAAagatagtttaaataataaaaaataagattttatatgtaaaagaatatgagtttatgttttatttagcGACATaccatgattaaactttgatttatttgattcagTGATTATGAGTCCAGTTACTATACCCAGTGTTTATTCTATTCGATGACGAACGCAGCAATCTTGGCTTGAGCAACATACATGGGTTTACATAGATTATTCTCTAGTAAAATCTTGGCAGATCCACCAAACTGATTCATCAAATATTGAAGCAAAGCTTGAATAACATGCATGAACCCGAATAGCATCCAAGGCATGAACTAAGTGGACTAAAGAATAGTATCTACCACAAGCTGATGCTGAGGTGACCGAATAGACTGtttagaatattaatatatatgaattaatcaTTAGGGTTTTGACACAGCAAAAGGATGAGATTCTATATCGAAATGGACTTCGGCTTTGGCTGCATCCATTGCCATACTttctttcgttttttttttttttaaaccaataaattttatttaagaaaaatcatttttttaatattgagttgatcacatcaaataaa
This is a stretch of genomic DNA from Mangifera indica cultivar Alphonso chromosome 11, CATAS_Mindica_2.1, whole genome shotgun sequence. It encodes these proteins:
- the LOC123228566 gene encoding 2-oxoisovalerate dehydrogenase subunit alpha 1, mitochondrial-like — encoded protein: MAMIWVRRSRAIAQSLNYKYGILGVMSQAQEERCHSFQHLHASSSTHSLVSACKYSTTINVSDKRLKSTVALKHLDSTEFASDSDDEQVLDFPGGKVSYTSEMRFISESPEKRIPCYRVLDDSGEIIHGSDVKEVNKKVAVKMYNNMVTLEMMDNIFYEAQRQGRISFYVTSKGEEAISIASAAALSSHDYILPQYREPGVLLWRGFTIQEFANQLFGNRADYGKGRQMPIHYGSNKHNYITISSPIATQLPQAVGVAYSLKMDKKDACVVTFTGDGGTSEGDFHAALNFAAVMDAPVIFICRNNGWAISTNVSEQFRSDGVVVKGQAYGIRSIRVDGNDALAVYSAIHFARKMAINEQRPVLVEALTYRVGHHSTSDDSTKYRPVDEIEYWKSARNPASRFRNWIESNGWWNDTEETELRSSLKKQLLQAVQAAEKTEKPPLADMFSDVYDVPPSNLRAQENQLRETIKKYPQDYPSDVPV